From one Luteolibacter sp. SL250 genomic stretch:
- the dxr gene encoding 1-deoxy-D-xylulose-5-phosphate reductoisomerase, with protein sequence MTSTARKRRVVLLGSTGSIGTSTMKVAAMLRDRIEIIALAACTSVEKLAEQVRETGVKDVAIHDATKESALRALVPEGTRIHTGTEGLVHLATLAEADIVLVSIIGTAGLHPALAAIEQGKDLAVASKEILVMAGEVITAAAEKHGVRILPVDSEHNAIFQCLDGHRGGEAEVSRLILTASGGPFRRMPADQLAQVTPEQALKHPTWNMGPKITIDSATLFNKGLEMIEARWLFGIGMERIDVVVHPQSIIHSMVEFRDGSVLAQLSRTDMCFPIQYALTWPDRVKGNLQPLDFPTLAKLEFESPRDDDFPALNLARRAGLTGGTLPAVLNAANEVAVDAFRAGHLPFPGIWECVAATMDAHDVRTSPDLSTVVAADAWARETARDFCQHPA encoded by the coding sequence ATGACCTCCACCGCACGAAAACGCCGCGTCGTCCTGCTCGGCTCCACCGGCTCGATCGGGACATCCACGATGAAGGTGGCGGCGATGCTGCGGGACCGCATCGAGATCATCGCTCTGGCCGCCTGCACCAGCGTGGAAAAGCTGGCGGAGCAGGTGCGGGAAACGGGCGTGAAGGATGTGGCCATCCATGATGCGACGAAGGAGTCCGCGCTGCGCGCGCTGGTGCCGGAGGGAACGCGCATCCATACCGGCACGGAGGGTCTGGTCCATCTGGCCACGCTGGCGGAGGCGGACATCGTGCTGGTCTCCATCATCGGCACGGCTGGCCTGCATCCGGCGCTGGCCGCCATCGAGCAAGGGAAGGACCTGGCCGTGGCGTCGAAGGAGATCCTGGTGATGGCCGGCGAGGTCATCACGGCGGCGGCGGAGAAACACGGCGTGAGAATCCTGCCGGTGGACAGCGAGCACAACGCCATCTTCCAGTGCCTGGACGGCCACCGCGGTGGCGAGGCGGAGGTTTCCCGGCTGATCCTGACGGCGTCCGGCGGACCGTTCCGCAGGATGCCTGCGGACCAACTGGCGCAGGTGACGCCGGAGCAGGCGCTGAAACACCCGACCTGGAACATGGGGCCGAAGATCACCATCGACTCCGCGACGCTTTTCAACAAGGGGCTGGAAATGATCGAGGCCCGCTGGCTGTTCGGCATCGGCATGGAGCGCATCGACGTCGTCGTTCATCCACAGAGCATCATCCACTCCATGGTGGAGTTCCGGGATGGATCCGTGCTGGCGCAACTGAGCCGGACGGACATGTGCTTCCCCATCCAGTATGCGCTGACCTGGCCGGACCGCGTGAAGGGGAACCTGCAGCCGCTGGATTTCCCCACGCTGGCGAAGCTGGAGTTCGAGTCCCCGCGCGACGATGACTTTCCGGCGCTGAACCTGGCCCGCCGCGCCGGCCTGACCGGCGGCACGCTGCCCGCCGTGCTGAACGCGGCGAACGAGGTGGCGGTGGACGCCTTCCGCGCCGGGCATCTCCCCTTCCCTGGCATCTGGGAATGCGTGGCCGCCACCATGGACGCCCACGACGTCCGAACCTCTCCGGATCTGTCCACTGTGGTCGCGGCGGACGCCTGGGCACGGGAAACCGCCCGCGATTTCTGCCAGCATCCCGCCTGA
- a CDS encoding CDP-archaeol synthase, whose protein sequence is MADSSTPAPSPSKGTVFIRRTASTLLLWAIVAGTCYSMNAAAYLGLLAGLTLLAAMEYYRMVQEDGVHCYPRLGMLTTAAYCGLVFHTFHSGAKVLPPEFDLFAIAFITMASFALQLRYPVHGNDVLLSVASTVLGFIYIPFLFNFATRIVFIVPGPSEVPGAFLLLWLLAVTKFTDMGAYIVGSMIGKKKMIPHISPGKTWEGFAGAVFFSQLAACGLYALMPVKLAVLSGWPHVIALGFLLCLLAVIGDLAESVVKRALGAKDSGKILPGIGGSLDLIDSICFTAPALYFYLKWVLKVA, encoded by the coding sequence ATGGCAGACTCCTCCACGCCAGCTCCCTCCCCGTCAAAGGGGACCGTCTTCATCCGCCGGACCGCCAGCACGCTGCTGCTGTGGGCCATCGTCGCCGGAACCTGCTACTCGATGAATGCAGCCGCCTATCTGGGACTGCTGGCCGGGCTCACGCTGCTGGCCGCGATGGAGTACTACCGCATGGTGCAGGAGGACGGCGTTCACTGCTATCCACGCCTGGGGATGCTGACCACGGCCGCGTATTGCGGGTTGGTATTCCACACGTTCCATTCCGGAGCGAAGGTGCTGCCGCCGGAGTTCGACCTGTTCGCCATCGCCTTCATCACGATGGCGTCCTTCGCGCTGCAACTGCGCTACCCGGTCCACGGAAATGACGTGCTGCTGTCCGTGGCGTCCACGGTGCTGGGTTTCATCTACATCCCGTTCCTGTTCAACTTCGCCACGCGCATCGTGTTCATCGTCCCGGGGCCCTCGGAGGTGCCGGGGGCGTTCCTGCTGCTGTGGCTGCTGGCCGTGACGAAGTTCACGGACATGGGGGCCTACATCGTCGGCTCCATGATCGGGAAAAAGAAGATGATCCCACACATCAGCCCCGGGAAGACGTGGGAGGGCTTCGCGGGTGCGGTGTTCTTCTCCCAACTGGCGGCGTGCGGTCTCTACGCGCTGATGCCGGTGAAGCTGGCCGTCCTTTCCGGTTGGCCGCACGTCATCGCGCTGGGCTTCCTGCTCTGCCTGTTGGCGGTCATCGGGGACCTGGCGGAGAGCGTGGTGAAACGCGCGCTGGGAGCGAAGGATTCCGGGAAGATCCTGCCGGGCATCGGTGGATCGCTGGACCTCATCGACAGCATCTGCTTCACGGCCCCGGCGCTGTATTTCTATCTGAAATGGGTTCTGAAAGTCGCATGA